From Pseudomonas arsenicoxydans:
AGGCATTGCCCGATCGCCAACCGCTGCCGCGTCCGGACCTGCGCCAATACCGCATTGCCTTGGGGCCGGTCGCCGTGTTTGGCGCCAGTAACTTTCCCTTGGCGTTTTCCACGGCCGGTGGCGACACCGCCTCGGCATTGGCCGCCGGTTGCCCGGTGGTTTTCAAGGCCCACAGCGGTCATATGGCCACCGCGGAACGAGTCGCTGACGCGATCATCCGCGCTGCGGAAAAAACCGGCATGCCGGCTGGCGTGTTCAACATGATCTACGGCGGCGGTGTTGGCGAAGCGCTGGTCAAGCACCCGGCCATTCAGGCGGTCGGCTTTACCGGTTCGCTCAAGGGCGGTCGCGCGCTGTGCGACATGGCCGCTGCGCGCCCACAACCGATTCCGGTGTTCGCCGAAATGTCGAGCATCAACCCGGTGATCGTCTTACCGCAGGCCCTCGCCACTCGAGCTGAAACCGTCGCCCGCGACCTGACGGCCTCCGTGGTTCAGGGGTGTGGCCAATTCTGTACCAACCCGGGATTGGTGATTGGTATTGCCTCGCCGCAGTTCACTGCGTTCGTGCAACAGGTCGCTGGGCTGATCAATGATCAACCTGCGCAAACCATGCTCAACGCCGGGACGTTAAGCAGCTACGGCAAAGGCCTGCAAAAACTCCTCGCGCACCGAGGCGTCACGCATCTGGCCGGCAGCGCGCAACAAGGTAATCAGGCCCAGCCGCAATTGTTCAAGGCCGATGTCAGCCTGTTGATCAATGGTGACGAGGTCTTGCAGGAAGAAGTCTTCGGCCCGACCACGGTGTTCGTCGAAGTCGCCGATCAAGCGCAACTCAATGCCGCGTTGAACGGCCTGCATGGGCAACTGACGGCAACGATCATTGGCGAACCTTCTGACTTCGAGCAGTTTGGCGAGCTGACGGCATTGCTCGAGCAAAAGGTCGGACGGATCTTGCTCAATGGTTATCCGACCGGGGTGGAAGTCTGCGATTCGATGGTCCACGGCGGGCCGTATCCGGCCACTTCCGATGCGCGCGGCACGTCGGTGGGCACGCTGGCGATCGACCGTTTCTTGCGTCCGGTGTGCTTCCAGAACTATCCGGACAGTCTGCTGCCGGAGGCGTTGAAGAACGCTAACCCACTGCGAATCCAGCGTCTGGTGGACGGCAAGCCATCACGCGATGCCCTCTGACAGCTAAACACCACCCCTGTGGGAGCGGGCTTGCCCGCGATGACGGACTAACTATCAACATCAATGTTGACTGTTCAATCGCTATCGCGGGCAAGCCCGCTCCCACAGTTTTAGTGTCGTCAGTGAGTTTTGTGACAGGCACGGGGCCGCTCTCACATTGAGCTATCATTGCGTCTTTCCCATTCAAAGATTGACTGCCATGACTGCCGCAACCGACACCTTGCTCGCCACCCTCGAACATTGCGATATGGTGGAAATCGACGGGCTTCACGCCTTCGAATTCTCCCTCGATGAAGACGACAATCTGCACATCGAATGCCTCGACGGCCGCGTGTCAAAACACTGGGAGTTCACCCCGGCCGAGGTCGAGGCCGCGACCTTCGATCCTACCCTGCAAAGCTGGCTGATCACCGGTACTTCCGGCGAGCACCGGTTGGTGTGCATGACCGCAATTCGCGGTGATGACGACGAGGAAGAAGCGAATGAGGATGCGTAATCTCTGGCCGCTGTTGATGGCCGGCAGCATTGGCGCAATGGGCGCTCAGGCGGCATTGGCCGAAGACTATCAATTGCTGGTCGGCTCCTACACGGCGGGGCAGAGTCAGGGCATCTATCGCCTGAAATTCGACAGCGCCACCGGGCAGATCGACCCCAAGCCGCTGCAAGTGGTCAAGAGCGACAACCCGTCCTGGCTGACCGTGTCCAAGGACCAGCGTCATCTGTTCGTGGTCAACGAAAACGGCCCGGGACAAAAAGACCCCGTCGGGCGCGTCAGCAGTTATGCGATCGATCCCAAGACCCATGCGATAAGCCTGATCAATCAGGTTCAAAGCCTGGGTAACGAGCCGACCCATTCAAGCCTCAGCGTTGATGCCAGCCATTTGTTCGTGAGCAACTATTCGGTGGTTGAGGACCCGGGTGGCACGCTGGCGGTGTTGCCGGTGGGCGCCGATAGCGCGCTCAAACCCGTGGTGCAGATGAGCAGTCATCCCTCGAGTCGGGTCAATCCCGAGCGGCAGATGTCGGCGCATGTGCATTCGACCGTCTCATCGCCCGACGGCCATTACGTGTTTTCCAATGACCTGGGGGCAGACAAGATCTTTGTCTACCGTTTCGACCCCAAGGCCAACCCGCAGCTGCCGTTGACGGCGGCCACGCCGGCGTCCGTGCAGTTGCCGGCCGGCAGTGGGCCGCGTCATTTGCTGTTCAGCGCGGATGGCAAACATGCCTGGCTGACCATGGAAATGAGTGCTCAAGTGGCTGTGTTCGATTACCGGGACGGCAAGCTTGAACAAACGCAGATGGTCGACCTCGCATCCGGCCAGCCCACATCGGACAAGGCCGCGGCGGCACTTCACGCCTCTGCCGATGGCAAGTTCCTGTACGTCAGCAACCGTGGCACCGCCAATCAGTTGCTGGTGTTCGCCATCGATCCTGCGACCGGGCATCTCAAAGAGCTGCAGCGTCGTTCGGTCGAAGGTGACCACCCGCGGGAGTTCAGTCTTGACCCCAGCGGCAAGTTCTTGCTGATTGCCAACCAGAAGAGCAACCAGATTATCGTCGTCGAACGCGATGCCAAGACCGGTCTGCTGGGTAAAACCGTACAAAAGCTGCCGATGGATGCGCCGAGTGACCTCAAGTTCCTGGTGCGTCAATAGGCCGCAGGCCCCGATTAATAGGGCCTGCATCCTTGTATCAACGACGCTGATATCTGGTAATGCTACAAAGCATTTCAAGGCGTCGTTCCTCGGAGGTTAAGTTTGCTTCACGGCCCCACCGGGCATGCAAGCCAACTGACTCCGAGGAATACCGACATGAACTTCAATCTCTTCTCCATCATCGCTGCTTCCGCCATCTCTGCCACCGTTGCTCTGCCAGCCAGCGCCAACGTTGAAATCAACGACAAAAAATCCCACACCCAGAGCTACACCCAGAAATACCTGCAACAAAGCGCCAACTTCTACGCCGCATTGGATCACAAGACCCAAGCCTGAAATTCCAGCCCTGCACCTTTTATGCAGGAGTGAAGTCACTTGCGCCGATCGAACTGAATGCTTCGAAAGACGATGAGTGATGTCGCTCCTGCATAACGCGTTTACGACAGCATCACATAGCCATCACCGCAGCGCTTGATATCACATAGCCATGCGTTTAGATTTGACGTTGTTTTTTTGACTCATACTCTAATAACAAGGATCGGCAGCATGGCGATGCGTCTGGCAGTGGTTCTTCTGTTTCTCTATTCCACCCCCCTTCTTTCGGCTGCCCAGCCCGTTCCAGACGAGCCGGATGCGGCCCGTGAGCGCTTGATGAGTTTTATTGAAGACTGAAATAGACTGGCTTAATGATCAACGAAGCTGATGGTGACTATGGATAACGCTGAGTGGTTATCACAGCTTTTTTGATCGATTCTGTGGGCTCTGAAACATGCCCACGGAGAACACCATGGCCAGCTCAATCATTACTTCTGCCAAATACGGCGCCTACCTGGCCATAGGTCTCTATGTGACCATGGTGTTGGTGGTCAGCATTTCGGCACAGTCGCAACACACCTTCGAAGCGCCGATTCAGGTCGCTTATCCCGCCATCCAGTTCGAACACCGCGCTCAAAACGTGATGATCGATCACTCAGAACTGGCGGGAGTGGCAGGGGCATGAAAGGGGGCAAACTCTGGGTCATTGCCTTCCTGGCATTCATGACCAATGGCGCTTCGCTGTTGGGGTTCGGGCAAGGTTCGGCAGGGTCCGTCGCCCGCTCGATAGAAGCCAATCACAACCTGGCGCGTAACATTGAAACGGCCAAAGCCATTGGGCTGCCGGTCGGCAATCCACCGATGAAACGCCAAGTCGATTTCTTCGGACCGTTCCACGTCGATTGCTCGGTGCTGAAGATGTGCGAAGTGTTCGCGTGAACCCTGTAGGAGCTGTCGAGTGAAACGAGGCTGCGATCTTTTGATCTTGCTTGTAAAAAACAAAGTCAAAAGATCGCAGCCTCGTTTCACTCGACAGCTCCTACACAGCTCCTACATTGACCGCGTTCTACTTTGTCATCACGGTGGTGAACAACTCTGACTCCAGAAACCGCTGCAACCAGGCCTGCAACCGCACGTAAGGCGTCTGTGCAAACCACTCGCGATCAACATGGGCGAATTGCCGTACGAACGGCATCAGGGCCACATCCGCCAGCGTCGGATGCTCGGCCAGCAAGTAATCACGCCCATCAAGCAACTCATCCAGCTTGCGCAAGAACACCTCGCCCTCAGCCCGATAAACCGTCATTGGTTGTTCGGGATAACGCTCGGCGTATTTGTAGCGATTGAGGTGCAGCTTGAACACCTGATCGTTCTCTTCGATCAGCGCGGCAGTCAGCGTTTTCCCGGCAGGATCATCCTTGAGCAACCAGTCTTGCGGATCGTTCTGCGCCAAGGCCCAGCGCATGATCGCCAGGCTTTCATCGATGACCTGGCCATCGACACTCAACACCGGCACCGTGCCCTTGGGCGATAGCGCGAGCATCTCGGCCGGTTTGGCCTTGAGGCTCACTTCGATAATGTCCAGCGCAACACCCGAGTAGCGCAGGGCCATGCGCGCACGCATGGCATAAGGGCAGCGGCGGAACGAATACAGCGTATTCATTTCACCTCCAGGGTACTCAGGCCGTTGCCTTGGCGCTGGACTTGAATCTGCACCGGAATCCGCTCATGCATTTCCTGCACATGGGAGATCACCGCGACCTTGCGGCCCTGCGCTTGCAAGCCGTCGAGGGCGTCCATGGCCAGTTGCAGGGATTCCGGATCGAGGCTGCCGAAGCCTTCGTCGATGAACAGCGACTCGATTTTCAACGTGCTGGAAGCCATCGACGCCAAACCAAGCGCCAAAGCCAACGACACCAGGAACGTCTCGCCACCCGACAATGAATGCACCGAACGCAGTTCGTCGCCCATTTCGGTGTCCATCACCAGCAATCCGAGCATGCTGCCGCCGCGTTTCAGGCGATAGCGCCGCACCAATTGACGCAACTGCACGTTGGCGTGATGCACCAGCAAATCGAGGTTGTAGGCCTGGGCGATCTTGCGGAAGGTGTCGCCAGTGGCTGAGCCGATCAACGCATTCAAACGCGCCCAGCGCTGGTACTCGGCGTAGGCGTCAGCGATCTGCTGCGCCAGGGCCTGATTGGCGTTCTGCCGACGCTGATCCTCTGCCTGTTCCGCGCGCAGTTCGGCGCAGCGGTGTTCGCTGGCTGCAAACAGGTTTTGCAGCTCGGTCAGTGCCGTTGCCAACTGCTCGGCGTCGAGATTGCCGTTGTGCTGCGCCTGATGATTGAGCAGGCGCTGATCGCGCTCCTGCACGCGCACGCTGGCTTGTTCGATGGCTTTTTCGCTTTGCTGCAATTGCTGGCGCAGTTCGCTGACCTGCTGGTCGTCGACGCTCAGCAGAGCCTCCAGACCGCCGTCATCCAGTTCTGGGTGCAAGGCTCGCCAGTCGGCGATCTTCGCGCTCAGCTCGCGGTCTTCGGTTTCCAGGGCCAGCAGGCGCTCTTGCTTGGCTTTGAGCTCGGCGGCCAGTTCGACCAGGCGCGTGCGCACGGTTTGCAGTTCCTGACTGGCCGTGACTTCGGCGTTGCGTGCCTGGTCGACGGCTTGATCGAGTTGCTGCTGCCAGTGTTCGGCGCTGCGGTGTTCGCCGAGCAGTTGCGCCAGTTGCTGCTGGCAAGCATGTTGTTGCTCGGCGAGGACGCTGAACTGCTGTTGCGCCGCGTCCAGTGCCTGGGCGCGGGCCAGTTGGCGGTCCTGTTCCTTTTCCAGCGTCTGCTGACGTTGTTGCTGTTCGCCGAGTTCATCGCGTTGCTGCTCGAGTTGTTCCAGACGCTGGGCGATCTGCCGGTCGAGCTGCATGAACGTAGCGGCCGGTTCGTGACGCAAGGCCTCCAGGGTTTCGGCCGGGAGCAGGGTGCTGAATGCGCTGAGTTCTTCATCCAGACGCTGGCGATCACTGCTCAGCTCGCGTTGCTGATTGCTCAGGTGTTGGCTCGCTTGCAGACTCGCCGCTTCGGCACTGCGCAATTGCTGCGCGAGGCGGGCGGCGTCTTGTTGCAGGGTGAGCAGCGCGGTCTGGCGTTGTTCGTCCTGGGCAATGCTCTGATTCAACTGGCTGCTTTGCTGGTTCAACCAGGCATCGCGTTTGATCGCGTCTTGCGCCAGCAACTGAGCGGATAATGGGTGCGCTTGCAGGCTCGGCGTCAGGCCTTGTTGCTGGGTGGCGAGTTGGTCCTGTTGCTGCAACAGCTCTTTCTGTTGCGCGATCAAGCCGCCGACTTCAGCGCGCAGATCGGTGAGCTTTTCTTTCAGCAGGTCAACTGCTTTTTGCGCGTTGGCCTGCTCGCTTTCATCATGACGCCCGAGGCTTTGCAGCAACGCTTCGGGTTGGTGATATGGATGCTCAGGGCTGCCGCAGACCGGGCATGGCTGATCATCCTGCAACTGTTCGCGCAGTTCTTCGACGCTGGCGCTGCGGGCCAGACGCTGGCGTTCCAGCAATTCGCGAGTGACGCTCAAGGTCTGTTCGGCGACGACCAATTCGTTCTTGGTCTTCACCCCGTCCTGTGTCAGGCGATCACGTTCCTGCTGAGCAGTGAGCTGGCGCTGCTGAAGATCTGCGCCACGCTTGTCGATCTCCTGCTGACTGGCCCACAGCCGCGTCAGCTCTTCGAACGCGCGCAATTGTTTGCGGTTGTCCTGTAACAGGTTGCCCAACAGCTGGATCTGTTCAGCCACAGCCTCGGGCTCGGCCCCGGCCTCTTTGTAGAGCACTTCCAGATTCTGTTTTTGCGTGGCCAGTTCTTCGCTGGCGCGGGCGGCACTTTGCTCCAGCGCAGCCAACTCGGCCTGGCCCTTGTTCAAGCGATTGCCGATCAACATCAGCTGTTGCAGGCGATCACGGTAGGCGTTCCACGCATCGCTCAATGGCGCCAGATGCGCGCTTTGCTCAAGCTCCCCGGCGATCCGCTGCAGACGTGCGGCCACTTGCTGTTGCTGCTCGAGCAAACCTTGAATCGTGGTTTGTCCCTGAGTGCAGGCCAGCTCCGCTTGCTGCTTGAGGTCGGCGCTGACACTGACGTCTTTGACCAGGCGGGCGAGGGCGCTTTGTGCTTCGAACGCCTGACGCAGCAACGGCGCGCTGGATGTGTGTTGGTGTTGGGCTTCGATCAGTGCCGTCTGCGCAGCGCTCAGGCTCTGTTCGAGTTGCGCCTGACGTGCGTTCAGCTCGATCTGCTGTTGAGTGTGCTGCTGAATCTGCGCCGCCAACGGTGTGAGCTGAGCGGTGAGCTCGGTCTTGCGGGCGAACTGGTGCCGTTGCGGGGCCAGTTGTTCCAGCCGCGTCAGCTTCAGGCGTTCGCCGGCCAGGCTTTCCCAATGTTGCCGGGCACTGGTCAACTGCTCGGTGGCGCTCTGTTGCTCATCCTGCAACTGACGCAAGTCCTTGAGCCAGGTGTGCTGCAATTCAAGTTGCTTGAGCTGTGCCTGCTGGGTCTTGAGCTGCTGCTGCGCTTCGTTGAAACGCTCATCGAGCTCGGCCCGGGCTTCGGGTGAAAGCGGCGTCACGCCTGTGGCTTGATCCTGCAACAGCTTGTGCGCTTCACGGGCTTCCTTGGCTTTGTCGAAGGCGCGCCGACCGAGGCGGGTGTAGAGCGCGGTGTCGGTGAGCTTTTCCAGCAGTTCGCTACGCTCGTTGTCGTTGGCCTTGAGGAAGGCACTGAACTCGCTCTGGGCCAGCAGCACGGCACGGGTGAACTGTTCGAAGTTCA
This genomic window contains:
- a CDS encoding aldehyde dehydrogenase (NADP(+)) encodes the protein MTQILGHNYIGGQRSAAGSLKLQSLDASTGEALPHDFFQATPEEVDAAAKAAAAAYPAYRSLSAERRAQFLDAVADELDALGDEFVALVCRETALPAGRIQGERGRTSGQMRLFAKVLRRGDFYGARIDQALPDRQPLPRPDLRQYRIALGPVAVFGASNFPLAFSTAGGDTASALAAGCPVVFKAHSGHMATAERVADAIIRAAEKTGMPAGVFNMIYGGGVGEALVKHPAIQAVGFTGSLKGGRALCDMAAARPQPIPVFAEMSSINPVIVLPQALATRAETVARDLTASVVQGCGQFCTNPGLVIGIASPQFTAFVQQVAGLINDQPAQTMLNAGTLSSYGKGLQKLLAHRGVTHLAGSAQQGNQAQPQLFKADVSLLINGDEVLQEEVFGPTTVFVEVADQAQLNAALNGLHGQLTATIIGEPSDFEQFGELTALLEQKVGRILLNGYPTGVEVCDSMVHGGPYPATSDARGTSVGTLAIDRFLRPVCFQNYPDSLLPEALKNANPLRIQRLVDGKPSRDAL
- a CDS encoding DUF5629 family protein, encoding MTAATDTLLATLEHCDMVEIDGLHAFEFSLDEDDNLHIECLDGRVSKHWEFTPAEVEAATFDPTLQSWLITGTSGEHRLVCMTAIRGDDDEEEANEDA
- a CDS encoding lactonase family protein, encoding MRMRNLWPLLMAGSIGAMGAQAALAEDYQLLVGSYTAGQSQGIYRLKFDSATGQIDPKPLQVVKSDNPSWLTVSKDQRHLFVVNENGPGQKDPVGRVSSYAIDPKTHAISLINQVQSLGNEPTHSSLSVDASHLFVSNYSVVEDPGGTLAVLPVGADSALKPVVQMSSHPSSRVNPERQMSAHVHSTVSSPDGHYVFSNDLGADKIFVYRFDPKANPQLPLTAATPASVQLPAGSGPRHLLFSADGKHAWLTMEMSAQVAVFDYRDGKLEQTQMVDLASGQPTSDKAAAALHASADGKFLYVSNRGTANQLLVFAIDPATGHLKELQRRSVEGDHPREFSLDPSGKFLLIANQKSNQIIVVERDAKTGLLGKTVQKLPMDAPSDLKFLVRQ
- a CDS encoding glutathione S-transferase encodes the protein MNTLYSFRRCPYAMRARMALRYSGVALDIIEVSLKAKPAEMLALSPKGTVPVLSVDGQVIDESLAIMRWALAQNDPQDWLLKDDPAGKTLTAALIEENDQVFKLHLNRYKYAERYPEQPMTVYRAEGEVFLRKLDELLDGRDYLLAEHPTLADVALMPFVRQFAHVDREWFAQTPYVRLQAWLQRFLESELFTTVMTK
- a CDS encoding AAA family ATPase; this encodes MKILAIRLKNLASLAGPFEIDFTAEPLASAGLFAITGPTGAGKSTLLDALCLALFGAVPRLSNAQVSAKAPDADGEISTGDPRTLLRRGTGEGYAEVDFVGIDGRRYRARWEANRAREKAGGKLQASRQSLRDIDQDQLLASQKVEFKTQLEAVLGLNFEQFTRAVLLAQSEFSAFLKANDNERSELLEKLTDTALYTRLGRRAFDKAKEAREAHKLLQDQATGVTPLSPEARAELDERFNEAQQQLKTQQAQLKQLELQHTWLKDLRQLQDEQQSATEQLTSARQHWESLAGERLKLTRLEQLAPQRHQFARKTELTAQLTPLAAQIQQHTQQQIELNARQAQLEQSLSAAQTALIEAQHQHTSSAPLLRQAFEAQSALARLVKDVSVSADLKQQAELACTQGQTTIQGLLEQQQQVAARLQRIAGELEQSAHLAPLSDAWNAYRDRLQQLMLIGNRLNKGQAELAALEQSAARASEELATQKQNLEVLYKEAGAEPEAVAEQIQLLGNLLQDNRKQLRAFEELTRLWASQQEIDKRGADLQQRQLTAQQERDRLTQDGVKTKNELVVAEQTLSVTRELLERQRLARSASVEELREQLQDDQPCPVCGSPEHPYHQPEALLQSLGRHDESEQANAQKAVDLLKEKLTDLRAEVGGLIAQQKELLQQQDQLATQQQGLTPSLQAHPLSAQLLAQDAIKRDAWLNQQSSQLNQSIAQDEQRQTALLTLQQDAARLAQQLRSAEAASLQASQHLSNQQRELSSDRQRLDEELSAFSTLLPAETLEALRHEPAATFMQLDRQIAQRLEQLEQQRDELGEQQQRQQTLEKEQDRQLARAQALDAAQQQFSVLAEQQHACQQQLAQLLGEHRSAEHWQQQLDQAVDQARNAEVTASQELQTVRTRLVELAAELKAKQERLLALETEDRELSAKIADWRALHPELDDGGLEALLSVDDQQVSELRQQLQQSEKAIEQASVRVQERDQRLLNHQAQHNGNLDAEQLATALTELQNLFAASEHRCAELRAEQAEDQRRQNANQALAQQIADAYAEYQRWARLNALIGSATGDTFRKIAQAYNLDLLVHHANVQLRQLVRRYRLKRGGSMLGLLVMDTEMGDELRSVHSLSGGETFLVSLALALGLASMASSTLKIESLFIDEGFGSLDPESLQLAMDALDGLQAQGRKVAVISHVQEMHERIPVQIQVQRQGNGLSTLEVK